A single Pseudoalteromonas rubra DNA region contains:
- a CDS encoding cyclic peptide export ABC transporter, translated as MLYRLVLSHKKLLILATLLSVVSALSGIGIISLVNAEIENVSNPDSDVIRGLTIFFAALAGFLTFSVISQYILTKLSVQIMVSIRENLVQRVLSTSYEQIERVGGHRIFATLTKDIESLTATLSAVPHVAYNLATVLLCFAYMAYQSWQLFLFVGGVLLLAMVVAQLLMGLGIQRFQAVRELDDSLFKNFRALIDGGKELNINFNRKRFFYKDVVTPNIQEIKKSTISAHIVFIILSNWTNLILFLALGSVVFMSQLFLSGIATAVVVSFVLTLVYVIGPLTVLINTYSVVAEGIVSSQKIEKLQLSEEILTDQLDNTLHPEHNWQTLDIEAIEYEYRRDDSDDYHFSIGPISTQIQRGEIVFLIGGNGCGKSTFAKVLCGLYTPTQGSIRLDGRDAAHAMDWYRCHFSTIFSDFYLFEQVIDANGMLADDDKIRQYLSKLKLDQKVTVEKGVLSTTELSQGQKKRLGLLLSYMEDTPLYIFDEWAADQDPYFRNFFYRELLPELKSLGKTVFVISHDEHYFSLSDRILKFEAGQMEDVSTSFSATAPVTERQPAALA; from the coding sequence ATGTTATATCGGCTAGTTTTATCTCATAAGAAACTCCTCATCCTTGCCACTTTGTTGAGCGTGGTCAGTGCACTATCTGGCATTGGCATCATCTCACTGGTCAATGCTGAGATAGAAAATGTGTCTAATCCCGACTCGGATGTGATCCGGGGGCTGACCATCTTTTTCGCTGCGTTGGCGGGATTTTTAACCTTCAGTGTGATTTCTCAGTACATACTGACGAAGTTGTCTGTTCAAATCATGGTGAGTATTCGGGAGAATTTGGTACAGCGGGTCTTATCGACCAGTTATGAGCAGATTGAACGCGTTGGCGGTCACCGTATTTTCGCGACTTTGACCAAAGATATTGAGTCACTCACTGCCACACTGAGTGCTGTGCCACATGTCGCTTATAACCTGGCAACGGTACTGCTGTGCTTTGCTTACATGGCCTATCAGTCGTGGCAGTTGTTTTTATTTGTCGGTGGCGTTTTGTTGCTGGCTATGGTGGTTGCCCAGTTGTTGATGGGGTTAGGCATACAACGTTTCCAGGCGGTGCGTGAGCTGGATGACAGCTTATTTAAGAACTTTCGCGCGCTGATCGACGGTGGTAAAGAGCTGAACATCAACTTCAATCGTAAGCGCTTTTTTTACAAGGATGTGGTGACGCCAAACATTCAGGAGATTAAAAAGTCGACGATATCAGCGCATATTGTTTTCATCATTCTGAGCAACTGGACCAATTTAATCTTATTCCTGGCGCTGGGTTCTGTGGTCTTTATGTCACAGTTATTCTTAAGTGGTATCGCCACGGCCGTGGTAGTGAGCTTTGTTTTGACCCTGGTGTATGTAATAGGGCCGTTGACAGTATTGATTAACACTTACTCTGTGGTTGCCGAAGGCATAGTGTCTAGCCAGAAAATTGAAAAGCTGCAACTGTCCGAGGAGATCCTGACCGACCAGCTGGATAACACATTGCATCCGGAACATAACTGGCAAACCCTTGACATTGAAGCCATTGAGTATGAATACCGTCGGGATGACAGCGACGACTATCATTTTTCCATTGGGCCAATTAGTACACAGATCCAGCGGGGTGAAATTGTCTTTTTGATCGGCGGTAATGGCTGCGGTAAATCAACCTTCGCCAAAGTGTTGTGTGGCTTATATACGCCAACTCAGGGCAGTATCCGCCTCGATGGTCGCGATGCTGCACATGCAATGGATTGGTATCGCTGTCACTTTAGCACCATTTTTTCTGACTTTTACCTGTTTGAACAAGTGATCGATGCCAACGGTATGTTGGCAGATGATGACAAGATTCGTCAGTACCTGAGCAAGCTTAAACTGGATCAGAAAGTCACGGTAGAAAAGGGGGTTTTATCCACCACAGAACTGTCTCAGGGTCAGAAAAAGCGCCTGGGTCTGTTGTTGTCTTATATGGAAGATACGCCACTGTATATCTTTGATGAATGGGCCGCTGATCAAGACCCTTACTTCAGAAACTTCTTTTATCGTGAACTGTTACCCGAGCTGAAATCGTTGGGTAAAACCGTGTTTGTGATTAGCCATGACGAGCATTACTTCTCACTGTCAGATCGGATCCTCAAATTTGAAGCCGGTCAGATGGAAGACGTATCGACGTCATTCTCAGCGACAGCGCCAGTGACCGAGCGCCAGCCAGCAGCTCTGGCTTAA
- a CDS encoding non-ribosomal peptide synthetase, translated as MSVELLFQQLQQAGVIFQSQDEKITLKLPKEMDSQLKRQLAENKDALKAFLHQLYARSHKRPVLTKTAGNSAPLSFAQQRLWMLNELHGGSAHYNMPQIYQVEGQLEPVLVEQALARIVERHEVLRTVYQSQQGQATQVVRDDVAFTLTCVDLSEHDEQAAQQALDSLIQEDARTPFDLSQDLMIRATWVDLGLSADQTQAQGYLLLNMHHIASDGWSMAVLSQEFFALYASLAQGKSCPLPTLTLQYKDYAQWQRAWLNDEVLASGLDFWRRTLADIPALHGLPLSYSRPAHKGYLGGKYDASLDATVASALGQLSEQHQLSPFMLMHGALALTLARFSGSSDIVIGTPVANRSDAQLRELIGFFVNSLVLRASTDHETLADFLAHIRSVNQQAQSHQDVPFDQVVEALNLERDSAHTPLFQIVLTTNSDYGVAAEQASGVALPKLSMTPLMSDEPICKFDIELNLSLDESGVTINWLYDKALFSPELIARFNAQLMAVIERLANATRRGGNPLLNEINALHSDEVAQQKALMAPGELVEAAQLTVTELFSRSVNRAAQNVALVCGKQQLSYADLDLASNRLARYLVAQGRQAHIGLLLPRGIEMVVAMLAVLKSGATYVPLNPDYPQSRIDHIMADAKLQHVITCEAHRDLVSGSSVQALELTPELTIAGCDEFARFGSAPVTASQPEPQSAAYVIYTSGSTGLPKGVVVPHRAISRLVMSPNFMTLDQDTVFLQAANVAFDAATLEIWGPLLNGGRCVLYPEAHITLETLEQVIETQQVNAMWLTAGLFSEWSKTCGDAPERLRALRTVLAGGDVLEPQAVARVQKALPDVQVVNGYGPTENTTFTCCYPVPADFDPASAVPIGRALQGDSVMVLNGNEWVPQGCVGELCVSGPGLALGYLNLATLSEEKFTANPFYDEAQPAAYQRLYRTGDLVRMRGDGVVEYIGRTDDQVKIRGFRVELGEIEQHISQLEEVASALVVVKGDTHKRLVAYAELTAAARENGSTDSIQLSQTLARTLPGYMVPDALVLVTHWPLTGNGKIDRRALPEPDVIDAQAAYTAPVSAAEQVVVEVCAELLERDPAQLSTSANFFALGGHSLLVIQLIAQLKTRGYQVDSQALFTSSSLAEMASLLTADTGQGFVVPENPIKPDCTELTPELLNLITLAQDEIDEITAQVPGGAANIQDVYPLAPLQQGILAMHTLSDGRDPYVTTMAFSFSQPELLSLLEAQLNTLIARHDVLRTAILWRGRTEPVQVVLRAVQIAAQWLPVKAGQDVQTVFENYVAQGAHRLELESAPMMQLQAMEDKQTQQIYAVLKVHHLLIDHVSLDILMAELAQIESEGAASLPAVTSYRHFIARVLHDQQHHDSQQYFRAQLGDFDQPAYPFGLSEVNGDGAHIDEFKQRIPTELARRARHYAKSQAMSPAALFHLAWGRVVAACAGQQDVVFGTVLSGRMQGGPEMAQMLGMMINTLPIRVTLDQRSARDALHNVHSALQALLPHEQAPLSDAIQASGVEGNMPLFSAVLNYRHSHDVSAPDEQAELKLLGVKERTNYPCVMSVDDLGSDFSLTLQVDSSVHGKRINDYLVTALAQLLEMLESDSPQPVASLRVLPDDEQHRYLSEWNDTEQNYARDVCVHQLFEQQVAATPGNIALRFEAQTLTYTALNSKANQLAHYLRDTHCVGPDSLVGLCVERSFEMVIGIWGILKAGGAYVPLDPELPAARLNYLVENARADVVLSTRAVANRVELGEAEVVALDGFDFDAYDENNIPASDIGLTAQHLAYMIYTSGSTGKPKGVLLEHHALHNRIDWMDTEYGCDTSDKILQKTPYSFDVSVWEFVWPMLKGAELVIAKPGGHKDPTYLSELITATGVTKLHFVPSMLGVMLEHGDLSRCTSIQQVFCSGEALQISHVEQFKVCLPTAQLHNLYGPTEAAIDVSYWDCAQPHGSSVPIGKPIQNIQLLVLDEALNLLPQGACGELHIGGEGLARGYLNRPELTEERFITNPFFDASAANSSPRLYKTGDLVRYREDGNIEYMGRMDHQVKIRGLRIELGEIEFYIGEHSDVDSALVMALTDEHGNQRLVAYVKPLQACDELALVAAIKTQLSEALAEYMVPDSFMFVSQWPQTPNGKIDRKALPVPELTGLAGAYEAPQSDTEVMLAQVWADVLKLPAEQISRDANFFALGGHSLLVMKLVQNIDQIFKTHGIAINKVVERPILSAMAQLIEDHNDHEWQAIRPVLSLDFDPAATIYLAPGAGMTSGGYMDLARALPQVQIMSLEPVGMSEQDPDIDSWDALINCYADAIISERTARGAQNEPAVLMGHSSGGAVAFATALRLESLGCQTQLLLCECLVATDDQAQFEISDAEKQELMLSYARELKPEDSEEQLLSWLSLAMTQRLFNVYFQQVDWSRRYQPDASLKGAVSMISTPELGDAYWAQKQAQLQAHVSTQITTINTQGKHVTMVKSPYVSGLADKLMTLLA; from the coding sequence ATGAGTGTTGAGTTGCTTTTTCAACAACTACAACAGGCGGGTGTTATTTTTCAATCTCAGGATGAAAAAATCACCCTGAAGCTGCCCAAGGAGATGGACAGCCAGCTGAAGCGTCAGCTGGCAGAGAACAAGGACGCACTCAAAGCGTTTTTGCATCAACTCTACGCCCGTAGCCATAAGCGCCCGGTGTTGACCAAAACGGCCGGTAACAGTGCGCCCTTGTCTTTTGCCCAGCAGCGCTTGTGGATGCTGAACGAACTGCATGGTGGCAGCGCGCATTACAACATGCCACAGATCTATCAGGTTGAAGGCCAGCTTGAGCCGGTGCTGGTCGAACAGGCACTGGCGCGGATCGTTGAGCGTCATGAAGTGCTGCGCACGGTGTATCAGTCGCAACAGGGACAAGCCACTCAGGTTGTTCGCGATGATGTGGCCTTTACATTAACCTGTGTCGACTTGAGTGAGCATGATGAGCAGGCAGCGCAACAGGCGCTGGATTCACTGATCCAGGAGGACGCCCGGACGCCTTTTGATTTGAGTCAGGACCTGATGATCCGGGCAACCTGGGTAGACCTGGGGTTATCCGCAGATCAGACACAGGCACAGGGTTACCTGTTGCTTAACATGCATCACATTGCGTCGGATGGCTGGTCGATGGCGGTGCTCAGCCAGGAGTTTTTTGCACTCTACGCCAGCCTGGCACAAGGCAAAAGCTGTCCTCTGCCAACACTGACATTGCAATACAAAGACTACGCACAATGGCAGCGCGCCTGGCTAAATGACGAAGTGCTCGCCAGTGGGCTGGATTTCTGGCGTCGCACCTTGGCAGATATTCCAGCATTACATGGCTTGCCACTGAGCTACTCAAGGCCTGCTCATAAGGGCTATCTGGGGGGCAAGTATGATGCCTCACTGGATGCGACCGTTGCCAGTGCGCTTGGTCAGCTTAGCGAGCAACATCAGCTCAGTCCCTTTATGCTGATGCACGGAGCGCTGGCACTGACTCTGGCACGTTTTAGTGGCAGCTCGGACATCGTCATAGGCACGCCGGTTGCCAATCGCAGTGATGCACAACTCAGAGAGTTAATTGGCTTTTTCGTAAACTCCCTGGTGCTAAGAGCAAGTACAGATCATGAGACACTGGCAGACTTTTTGGCGCATATTCGTAGCGTCAATCAGCAGGCACAGTCCCATCAGGACGTACCGTTTGATCAGGTAGTTGAGGCACTGAACCTTGAGCGTGACAGTGCTCATACGCCTTTATTTCAGATAGTACTGACTACCAATTCAGACTATGGCGTTGCCGCCGAGCAAGCCTCTGGCGTGGCTTTGCCTAAGCTGAGTATGACGCCGCTGATGAGCGATGAGCCCATTTGTAAGTTTGATATAGAGCTTAACCTGAGCCTGGATGAGTCGGGTGTCACGATTAACTGGTTATACGACAAAGCCCTGTTCAGCCCTGAATTGATTGCACGGTTTAACGCGCAGCTGATGGCGGTCATCGAACGCCTGGCCAATGCCACGAGGCGTGGCGGCAATCCGCTGCTGAATGAAATCAACGCACTGCACTCGGATGAAGTGGCACAGCAAAAAGCGCTGATGGCACCAGGCGAGCTGGTTGAGGCGGCGCAATTAACCGTGACTGAGCTGTTTAGCCGAAGTGTAAACCGCGCAGCACAGAATGTTGCCTTGGTTTGCGGTAAACAGCAGCTGAGTTATGCTGACCTTGATCTGGCTTCTAACCGGCTGGCGCGCTATCTGGTCGCGCAAGGTCGCCAGGCACATATCGGATTATTGTTACCGCGGGGCATTGAAATGGTCGTGGCCATGCTGGCGGTGTTAAAAAGTGGCGCAACCTATGTGCCGCTGAACCCGGATTATCCGCAGTCCCGCATTGATCACATCATGGCTGATGCTAAGCTGCAGCACGTGATCACCTGTGAAGCGCACCGTGATTTAGTCAGTGGCAGTTCGGTGCAGGCGCTGGAATTGACACCTGAGCTGACGATTGCCGGGTGTGATGAATTTGCGCGTTTTGGTTCTGCCCCCGTTACAGCATCTCAGCCCGAACCACAAAGCGCTGCTTATGTGATTTATACTTCAGGCTCGACGGGCCTGCCTAAAGGCGTTGTGGTGCCGCATCGGGCTATCAGCCGTCTGGTGATGTCGCCGAACTTTATGACATTGGATCAGGATACGGTCTTTTTACAAGCCGCAAACGTGGCCTTCGATGCGGCCACATTGGAGATCTGGGGCCCGCTGCTCAATGGCGGGCGTTGCGTGCTTTATCCAGAAGCGCACATCACACTGGAGACGTTGGAGCAGGTTATTGAAACTCAGCAGGTCAATGCCATGTGGCTGACTGCCGGGCTATTTAGTGAGTGGAGCAAAACATGTGGTGACGCGCCTGAGCGCTTGCGTGCTTTGCGCACGGTGCTGGCCGGGGGCGATGTGCTGGAGCCTCAGGCGGTGGCCCGGGTGCAGAAGGCGTTACCTGACGTACAAGTGGTCAATGGCTACGGGCCGACGGAAAACACCACCTTTACCTGTTGCTATCCGGTGCCTGCCGACTTTGACCCGGCAAGTGCCGTACCGATTGGCCGGGCACTGCAGGGTGACAGTGTGATGGTGCTGAACGGCAATGAATGGGTGCCGCAGGGCTGTGTCGGGGAGTTGTGTGTCAGTGGTCCCGGACTGGCGCTGGGCTACTTGAACTTAGCAACGCTGAGCGAAGAGAAGTTTACCGCTAACCCGTTTTACGATGAGGCTCAGCCAGCGGCCTATCAGCGTCTTTATCGCACCGGTGATTTAGTGCGCATGCGTGGCGATGGCGTGGTTGAATACATTGGCCGTACTGACGATCAGGTTAAGATCCGGGGTTTCCGGGTTGAGCTGGGCGAAATTGAGCAGCATATCTCACAGCTTGAAGAGGTCGCCAGCGCGCTGGTGGTTGTTAAAGGAGACACCCACAAGCGGCTGGTGGCTTATGCAGAATTGACGGCCGCGGCGCGCGAGAATGGCAGTACTGACAGCATTCAGTTAAGTCAGACTCTGGCACGCACTTTACCTGGCTATATGGTCCCGGACGCGCTGGTGCTGGTGACACACTGGCCATTGACTGGTAACGGTAAAATAGACCGCCGTGCGCTGCCTGAGCCCGACGTTATTGATGCGCAAGCTGCGTACACCGCGCCTGTCAGTGCCGCTGAGCAGGTTGTAGTGGAAGTATGTGCTGAGTTGCTTGAGCGCGACCCGGCACAGCTCAGTACCTCGGCCAACTTCTTTGCGCTGGGTGGCCATTCGCTGCTGGTGATCCAGCTGATAGCGCAGCTCAAAACGCGCGGCTATCAGGTTGACAGTCAGGCGTTATTCACCAGTAGTAGCCTGGCCGAGATGGCGAGCTTACTCACAGCAGACACCGGGCAGGGGTTTGTGGTACCCGAGAACCCGATCAAACCAGACTGCACGGAATTGACGCCTGAGTTGCTGAATCTGATCACATTAGCGCAAGATGAGATAGATGAGATCACTGCACAAGTGCCGGGCGGGGCCGCAAACATCCAGGATGTATATCCGCTTGCGCCGTTGCAGCAGGGGATCCTGGCAATGCATACCCTGAGCGATGGTCGCGACCCTTATGTGACGACCATGGCTTTTTCTTTCTCACAGCCAGAATTATTATCACTACTGGAAGCACAGCTTAATACCCTGATAGCCCGCCACGATGTATTGCGCACTGCGATTTTATGGCGCGGCCGCACAGAGCCGGTTCAGGTGGTATTGAGAGCTGTGCAAATTGCCGCGCAATGGCTGCCAGTTAAAGCCGGGCAGGACGTGCAAACCGTATTCGAGAACTACGTCGCACAGGGTGCACACCGCCTTGAGCTTGAATCTGCCCCTATGATGCAGTTGCAGGCCATGGAGGATAAGCAAACGCAGCAAATTTATGCGGTGCTTAAGGTGCATCACCTGCTGATTGACCACGTATCGCTGGACATTCTGATGGCAGAGCTGGCCCAGATTGAAAGCGAGGGAGCTGCCAGTTTGCCTGCTGTCACGTCGTATCGCCACTTCATTGCCCGGGTGCTGCATGACCAACAACATCATGACAGTCAGCAGTACTTTAGAGCTCAACTGGGGGATTTTGATCAGCCGGCTTATCCGTTCGGGCTCAGTGAAGTAAACGGGGATGGTGCCCACATTGATGAGTTTAAACAGCGTATTCCGACTGAGCTTGCACGCCGGGCCAGGCATTATGCAAAAAGTCAGGCGATGAGCCCGGCCGCGTTATTTCATCTGGCCTGGGGCCGGGTTGTTGCAGCCTGCGCGGGTCAGCAAGATGTGGTGTTTGGCACTGTGTTATCTGGTCGGATGCAAGGTGGTCCTGAGATGGCACAGATGCTGGGTATGATGATTAATACTTTGCCGATCCGTGTGACACTGGACCAGCGCTCCGCGCGCGATGCCCTGCATAACGTGCATAGTGCCCTTCAGGCGTTGCTGCCGCATGAGCAGGCTCCGCTCTCTGATGCCATTCAGGCTTCGGGCGTCGAAGGCAATATGCCCCTGTTCAGCGCAGTACTCAATTATCGTCATTCTCACGACGTCAGTGCGCCAGACGAGCAGGCGGAGCTGAAACTCTTGGGTGTGAAAGAGCGCACTAACTACCCGTGTGTGATGTCGGTCGATGACCTTGGCAGTGATTTTTCCCTGACGCTGCAAGTGGACAGCAGTGTTCATGGTAAGCGAATTAATGATTATCTGGTCACAGCACTGGCTCAGTTGCTGGAGATGCTTGAAAGTGACTCACCGCAGCCGGTTGCCTCCTTGAGGGTGTTGCCAGATGACGAGCAGCATCGTTATCTGAGTGAGTGGAATGATACAGAGCAAAACTATGCGCGCGACGTGTGTGTACATCAGTTATTTGAGCAGCAGGTCGCAGCGACACCGGGCAACATTGCATTGCGTTTTGAGGCTCAGACCCTCACTTATACCGCGCTCAATAGCAAGGCCAATCAGCTGGCGCATTATTTGCGAGACACCCATTGTGTAGGGCCGGATTCACTGGTTGGGTTGTGTGTGGAGCGCTCCTTTGAAATGGTGATTGGTATTTGGGGTATTCTTAAGGCCGGAGGGGCTTATGTCCCGCTGGATCCTGAGCTACCGGCGGCACGACTCAACTATCTGGTTGAGAATGCCCGTGCCGATGTGGTGCTCAGCACCCGCGCGGTAGCCAATCGTGTCGAACTGGGTGAGGCCGAGGTTGTGGCACTGGACGGGTTTGATTTTGATGCCTATGACGAAAACAATATCCCGGCGAGCGACATCGGACTTACGGCGCAGCATCTGGCCTATATGATCTATACCTCAGGCTCAACAGGCAAACCCAAAGGCGTGCTACTGGAGCATCATGCGCTGCACAACCGCATCGACTGGATGGACACGGAATATGGCTGCGATACTTCAGACAAAATCCTGCAAAAGACGCCCTACAGCTTTGATGTCTCGGTCTGGGAGTTTGTCTGGCCGATGCTCAAAGGTGCTGAGCTGGTGATTGCCAAACCGGGTGGGCACAAAGACCCTACCTATCTGAGCGAGCTGATCACAGCCACAGGTGTGACTAAGCTGCACTTTGTGCCTTCTATGTTAGGTGTGATGTTGGAGCACGGCGATTTGAGCCGCTGCACTTCAATACAGCAGGTGTTCTGTAGTGGCGAGGCATTGCAGATAAGCCATGTTGAGCAATTTAAGGTGTGTTTACCGACGGCACAACTGCACAATCTGTATGGGCCAACGGAGGCAGCCATCGATGTTAGCTATTGGGATTGTGCGCAACCTCATGGCAGCAGTGTGCCCATTGGTAAGCCGATTCAGAATATTCAGTTACTGGTGCTCGATGAAGCGCTTAATCTGCTGCCTCAGGGAGCGTGTGGCGAGTTGCATATTGGCGGTGAGGGCCTGGCACGTGGCTATCTCAATCGCCCCGAGCTGACTGAAGAGCGTTTCATTACCAACCCATTTTTCGATGCCAGTGCTGCGAACAGCAGCCCGCGCCTCTACAAAACCGGTGATTTAGTGCGCTACCGTGAGGACGGCAATATTGAATACATGGGCCGGATGGACCATCAGGTGAAGATCCGTGGCTTGCGTATTGAGCTGGGCGAAATTGAGTTTTATATCGGTGAGCACAGCGACGTAGATTCTGCGCTGGTTATGGCCCTGACGGATGAGCATGGCAATCAACGGCTGGTGGCGTATGTGAAGCCTTTACAGGCGTGTGATGAGCTGGCATTAGTTGCAGCCATCAAAACACAGCTCAGTGAGGCACTGGCCGAGTACATGGTGCCCGACAGCTTTATGTTTGTCAGCCAGTGGCCGCAAACACCAAACGGGAAGATTGACCGCAAGGCATTACCAGTACCAGAATTGACGGGACTGGCTGGTGCCTATGAAGCGCCACAGAGTGACACCGAAGTGATGCTCGCTCAGGTCTGGGCCGATGTACTCAAGCTGCCAGCCGAGCAGATCAGCCGCGATGCTAACTTCTTTGCACTGGGTGGCCATTCACTGCTGGTGATGAAGCTGGTGCAGAACATTGACCAGATTTTCAAAACCCACGGTATCGCCATCAACAAAGTAGTTGAGCGGCCCATACTCAGCGCCATGGCGCAGCTAATCGAAGATCACAATGACCATGAATGGCAGGCTATTCGCCCTGTGTTATCACTGGACTTTGACCCGGCTGCAACGATATATCTGGCCCCAGGTGCGGGCATGACCAGTGGTGGCTATATGGATCTGGCGCGGGCATTACCTCAGGTACAGATCATGAGTCTGGAGCCGGTGGGAATGAGCGAGCAGGACCCGGATATCGACAGTTGGGATGCACTCATCAATTGCTACGCCGACGCCATTATCAGCGAGCGCACAGCGCGTGGTGCTCAGAATGAGCCTGCGGTTCTGATGGGCCATAGTTCAGGCGGGGCAGTGGCATTTGCAACGGCACTCAGGCTGGAGTCATTAGGGTGTCAAACACAGCTGCTACTGTGTGAGTGTTTAGTGGCAACCGATGATCAGGCACAGTTCGAAATCAGCGATGCTGAAAAGCAGGAACTCATGCTGTCGTATGCCAGAGAGTTGAAACCTGAAGACAGCGAGGAGCAATTGCTCTCCTGGCTTAGTCTGGCTATGACACAGCGGTTGTTCAATGTTTATTTCCAGCAGGTTGACTGGTCACGGCGTTATCAGCCTGACGCGAGCCTCAAAGGTGCAGTCAGTATGATCAGTACCCCTGAACTGGGAGACGCATATTGGGCGCAAAAGCAGGCACAGTTGCAGGCACATGTAAGTACACAAATCACGACCATCAACACTCAGGGCAAACACGTCACTATGGTGAAAAGTCCTTATGTTAGTGGTCTGGCAGACAAACTCATGACGCTACTGGCATGA